Proteins encoded together in one Campylobacter concisus window:
- the selA gene encoding L-seryl-tRNA(Sec) selenium transferase yields the protein MNDLRNIPQVDKIIKNEAFLGFDTSLVTMLARQILDEVRAKILNENASFESEEIINLILDEYYKFNEASLQRVLNLTGVTIHTNLARSVIDKEILKRATPVITGYSNLEYNLKTGSRGNRYDYVGSLIARAFGFEDAIVVNNNASAVFLVLNTFAKGREVVVSRGELVEIGGSFRVPEVMANAGCVLKEVGTTNKTRLRDYEEAISDETAMLVKVHRSNFDIVGFSEETTANELSELASRQNLIDYFDLGSGFYGNLPFNLDKNEPDLKNLKDVSLVSFSGDKLLGAVQCGIIVGKKELIAKLRKNQLLRMLRVDKVIISLLAESMKAYLNKEFELITTQKLLHKSVKELEGLANFINKSLKTPLEIVHTQTFVGGGAMPNKKIPSVALAFGGDANLNELKFRQKKVIGRIENDKFMLDLRSLLDDDAETLIKIINETEEK from the coding sequence TTGAACGATTTAAGAAATATCCCACAAGTTGATAAGATCATAAAAAACGAAGCATTTTTGGGGTTTGATACGAGTTTAGTCACTATGCTTGCAAGGCAAATTTTAGATGAAGTTAGAGCTAAAATTTTAAATGAAAATGCAAGCTTTGAGAGCGAAGAGATAATAAATTTGATCCTAGATGAGTACTATAAATTTAATGAAGCTAGCCTTCAAAGAGTGCTAAATTTAACCGGTGTCACCATACATACAAACCTCGCTAGAAGCGTTATCGATAAAGAAATTTTAAAGCGGGCGACGCCTGTTATCACAGGGTACTCAAACTTAGAGTACAACCTAAAAACAGGCAGCCGTGGCAACAGATATGACTACGTTGGCTCGCTAATAGCAAGGGCCTTTGGCTTTGAAGACGCCATCGTTGTAAATAACAACGCAAGCGCTGTATTTTTAGTGCTAAATACCTTTGCAAAGGGCAGAGAAGTGGTCGTTAGTAGAGGCGAGCTAGTCGAGATCGGCGGCAGTTTTAGAGTGCCTGAGGTGATGGCAAATGCAGGTTGTGTCTTAAAAGAGGTCGGCACTACGAACAAAACTAGGCTAAGAGACTACGAAGAGGCGATCAGCGATGAGACAGCGATGCTTGTAAAGGTTCATAGATCAAATTTTGACATCGTTGGCTTTAGCGAAGAGACTACGGCAAATGAGCTAAGCGAGCTAGCAAGCAGGCAAAATTTGATAGATTATTTTGATCTTGGCAGTGGATTTTACGGAAATTTACCATTTAATCTTGACAAAAACGAGCCAGATCTAAAAAATTTAAAAGATGTTTCGCTAGTTAGCTTTAGCGGTGATAAGCTGCTTGGCGCGGTGCAGTGTGGCATCATAGTCGGCAAAAAAGAGCTCATCGCAAAGCTTAGAAAAAACCAGCTTTTAAGGATGCTTCGCGTAGATAAAGTGATCATCTCGCTTTTAGCTGAGAGCATGAAAGCCTATCTAAACAAAGAATTTGAGCTAATAACAACGCAAAAACTGCTTCACAAAAGCGTAAAAGAGCTTGAAGGCTTAGCAAATTTTATAAATAAAAGCCTAAAAACTCCGCTTGAAATAGTGCACACACAAACCTTTGTAGGAGGTGGGGCGATGCCAAATAAAAAGATCCCAAGTGTGGCTTTGGCATTTGGTGGCGACGCAAATTTAAACGAGCTAAAATTTAGGCAAAAAAAGGTGATCGGACGCATAGAAAACGATAAATTTATGCTAGATCTTAGATCGCTTCTTGATGATGACGCAGAGACGCTAATAAAAATCATAAATGAAACGGAAGAAAAATGA
- a CDS encoding 4Fe-4S dicluster domain-containing protein: MKEFGFYNDFDDALMLNEQIEINNENGDYLVSNSPKLKANIIAPEINFYLKNTTASVLEKAKNTLLLYEARASAFDMAKDVDYEKEVGKNVVIVSNSGREELANLLKENSYKVIELTHFEVKFIYGAAGELSVLVLRADDEFEVDCDFFLVENARDYMLKQSGCYEISGLKDEKVLEILNAKSPKFRYKSFTQYDSSICQYHERRTEICGRCAEVCPTVAILKEDETKHLVFSAIDCTNCGNCISVCPSGSLDSTLMPQSSFATIAKLYKDKIALIVSEEINLEELNVSLPQNVLPFVILAPHLLSQTHFLTLLQESGASVILYSKSLGKGEKDAISILNQIYELKFKEQAIHHAKDKAELEIALKKAKLIAGSQHSINEYALPKREIFAKRLEFIVGGDDLGVVKSGEMIRYGEVAINAETCTLCLSCVGACNVSALVADKKTNSILFNPSVCTACGYCELSCAEKNTISLEVGKLALKPESFVYSELAHDELFACVECGKEFATKKAVEKIAAIMQPRFGNDRAKIKSLYCCADCKAKIMVQAQLNAMREDLLNG; the protein is encoded by the coding sequence ATGAAAGAATTTGGCTTTTATAACGATTTTGACGATGCTTTGATGCTAAATGAGCAGATAGAGATCAACAACGAAAATGGCGACTATCTAGTCTCAAACTCTCCAAAGCTAAAAGCAAACATCATCGCACCTGAGATAAATTTCTACCTTAAAAATACCACCGCAAGCGTCTTAGAAAAAGCCAAAAACACACTTTTGCTATACGAGGCAAGAGCGAGCGCCTTTGACATGGCAAAGGATGTGGATTACGAAAAAGAGGTCGGCAAAAATGTTGTCATAGTAAGCAACTCAGGCCGCGAGGAGCTAGCAAATTTACTAAAAGAAAATAGCTACAAAGTGATCGAGCTCACGCACTTTGAGGTTAAATTTATATATGGCGCAGCTGGTGAGCTAAGCGTTTTGGTGCTTAGAGCTGATGATGAGTTTGAGGTTGATTGCGACTTTTTCTTAGTTGAAAACGCAAGGGATTATATGCTAAAGCAAAGCGGCTGCTATGAAATTTCAGGGCTAAAAGATGAAAAAGTGCTTGAAATTTTAAACGCAAAAAGCCCAAAATTTAGATACAAAAGCTTTACTCAATACGACTCATCAATCTGCCAGTATCACGAGCGCAGGACTGAAATTTGCGGTCGTTGCGCCGAGGTTTGCCCAACGGTTGCTATCTTAAAAGAGGACGAGACAAAGCACCTTGTCTTTTCAGCGATAGATTGCACAAACTGCGGAAACTGCATCAGCGTCTGCCCTAGCGGCTCACTAGACTCAACGCTCATGCCACAAAGCTCGTTTGCCACTATCGCTAAGCTTTACAAAGATAAGATCGCTCTCATCGTATCTGAAGAGATAAATTTAGAAGAGCTTAACGTGAGTCTACCGCAAAATGTCCTACCTTTTGTCATCCTAGCCCCACATCTGCTAAGCCAAACGCACTTTTTGACGCTTCTTCAAGAAAGTGGCGCGAGTGTGATTTTATATAGCAAGAGCCTTGGCAAGGGCGAAAAGGACGCCATTAGCATCTTAAATCAAATTTATGAGCTTAAATTTAAAGAGCAAGCGATACACCACGCAAAAGACAAGGCTGAGCTTGAAATCGCACTTAAAAAAGCTAAACTAATAGCTGGCTCTCAGCACTCAATTAACGAATATGCGCTACCAAAGAGAGAAATTTTTGCCAAAAGGCTTGAGTTTATCGTGGGTGGTGATGATCTTGGCGTGGTAAAAAGTGGCGAGATGATAAGATATGGCGAGGTTGCGATAAACGCTGAAACTTGCACGCTCTGCCTTAGCTGTGTTGGCGCTTGTAACGTAAGCGCCTTGGTGGCTGATAAGAAGACAAATTCGATTTTATTTAACCCAAGCGTCTGTACCGCCTGTGGCTACTGCGAGCTAAGCTGCGCTGAGAAAAACACTATCTCACTTGAGGTTGGCAAGCTAGCACTTAAGCCTGAGAGCTTCGTTTATAGCGAGCTTGCACATGATGAGCTTTTTGCTTGCGTGGAGTGCGGAAAAGAGTTTGCGACTAAAAAGGCGGTCGAGAAGATCGCAGCGATCATGCAGCCAAGATTTGGTAACGACAGAGCCAAGATCAAGTCACTTTACTGCTGTGCTGACTGCAAGGCAAAGATCATGGTGCAAGCCCAACTAAACGCGATGAGAGAGGATTTATTAAATGGATAA
- a CDS encoding TorD/DmsD family molecular chaperone, translated as MDKNITKARAYFYEFLAYPLFFHTSDEKFARWREQLSYLAQNPLSEQSAEAFANLEEFSFKELVNEQNEVLFGFTNIPLSASFYEEGRDNGAARLRVIHCLNLSPYRRDKELCKDSEDYVGFIFLAMATFLNDEFNDAKNISDKLFSETLNLFVDEFGSLLLAHKNANFFRSYAIILKDFIELERAVLSVEAPAKPQGDSVAMAALKKEPFQSKMPTIKTKLHWEEFSPVISHEFKD; from the coding sequence ATGGATAAGAACATCACAAAAGCAAGGGCATATTTTTACGAATTTTTAGCTTATCCGCTATTTTTTCACACGAGCGATGAGAAATTTGCAAGGTGGAGAGAGCAGCTAAGCTACCTAGCACAAAATCCTTTGAGCGAGCAGAGCGCAGAGGCATTTGCAAATTTAGAAGAATTTAGCTTTAAAGAGCTTGTAAATGAGCAAAATGAGGTTCTTTTTGGCTTTACAAATATCCCTTTAAGCGCCTCTTTTTATGAAGAGGGCAGAGACAACGGCGCGGCTAGACTTAGGGTGATACACTGCCTAAACCTTAGCCCATATAGGCGTGATAAGGAGCTTTGCAAAGACAGCGAGGACTACGTTGGCTTTATATTTTTAGCGATGGCTACGTTTTTAAATGACGAATTTAACGATGCAAAAAATATCAGCGACAAGCTCTTTAGCGAGACTTTAAATTTATTTGTAGATGAGTTTGGCTCGCTACTTTTAGCTCATAAAAATGCAAATTTCTTTCGCTCTTACGCGATCATCTTAAAAGACTTCATCGAGCTTGAAAGAGCCGTTTTAAGCGTAGAGGCACCAGCTAAGCCACAAGGCGATAGCGTCGCTATGGCAGCGCTTAAAAAAGAGCCATTTCAAAGCAAGATGCCAACTATTAAAACCAAGCTTCACTGGGAGGAATTTTCTCCAGTCATCTCACACGAGTTTAAAGACTAG
- a CDS encoding DUF6803 family protein has translation MVMTHYMELLSLDQPYNLILYMVIPMGLAELLVAMEFFTMYHMDSGKNAVFKAVSKFVGIVLGVYFTALVIYFLAKIYPTIKWRGYADVIAIYSYLIGVIPLLGIALLELNLIYKNASQKAKLKLHFCLLIFFLIVGHVAMIFGMVDPTITGYKAENGAMDMQMKMPMNMPEGMPMHDHHNMMMQNMSDDNSTNMHMHH, from the coding sequence ATGGTAATGACACACTACATGGAGCTTTTATCGCTCGATCAACCTTACAATCTAATCCTCTACATGGTGATACCTATGGGGCTTGCGGAGCTTTTAGTGGCGATGGAGTTTTTTACGATGTATCACATGGATAGCGGCAAAAATGCTGTCTTTAAGGCCGTTAGCAAATTTGTTGGCATAGTGCTTGGGGTCTATTTTACAGCTCTTGTGATCTACTTTTTAGCAAAAATTTATCCAACCATAAAATGGCGTGGATATGCCGATGTCATCGCTATCTACTCATATCTCATAGGCGTCATCCCACTTCTTGGCATCGCGCTTTTAGAGCTAAATTTGATCTATAAAAATGCAAGCCAAAAGGCAAAGCTAAAGCTTCATTTTTGCCTGCTCATATTTTTCTTGATCGTCGGACACGTCGCTATGATATTTGGTATGGTTGATCCTACCATAACAGGCTATAAGGCTGAAAACGGTGCGATGGATATGCAGATGAAAATGCCAATGAACATGCCAGAAGGTATGCCAATGCATGATCACCACAATATGATGATGCAAAATATGAGTGATGATAACTCAACTAATATGCACATGCATCACTAA
- the rmuC gene encoding DNA recombination protein RmuC, with protein sequence MLTIENLYILVAALALVCVVLAAFLINANLKNAKQREALENLQDELKDSERLNIEQRAKLEANNDKINELAKNLDEYKISLKQKDEKEDELEHELRRLNEELGSQTKMAEMARSLSLNLQNELGAKEDELKRSNESENELKRAIVALKSEIEAKENILRSQEENLKKVKNELNLEFANLANKIFEEKSANFSKNSKESLELLLTPLGEKITSFEKRVNDAHSDSQKSAGELSAQLKEVVELGKNMSKEANSLSTALKGSNKVLGNWGEMQLERTLEAAGLEKGTHYVTQESFDVSGKKLIPDFVINFPDDKQMIIDSKVSLHAYEKAVAAADPAQSKLALGEHIASIKKHIDELAKKDYSSLVKSPDFVLMFVPVEPAFLEALKFDPNLFNYGYEKKVVLVSHTTLMPLLRVVANLWRMENGNKEAKEILKSANEIYEKFCTVAEKLNRLGNSVRSVNDNFNEVVKSVSGQGGLDSRLEKFKKIAINPKDTQVKELEARPREILLASSKE encoded by the coding sequence GTGCTAACGATAGAAAATTTATATATTTTGGTGGCAGCTCTTGCACTTGTTTGCGTGGTGTTGGCAGCTTTTTTGATAAATGCAAATTTGAAAAATGCAAAACAAAGAGAAGCTTTAGAAAATTTACAAGATGAGCTAAAAGATAGCGAGCGGCTAAATATCGAGCAAAGAGCAAAGCTTGAGGCAAATAATGACAAGATAAACGAGCTAGCTAAAAATTTAGATGAGTATAAAATTTCACTCAAGCAAAAAGATGAAAAAGAGGACGAGCTAGAGCACGAACTAAGGCGCCTAAACGAGGAGCTTGGCAGCCAGACAAAGATGGCTGAGATGGCAAGGTCGCTATCTTTAAATTTACAAAACGAACTTGGCGCAAAAGAGGATGAGCTAAAAAGATCAAACGAGAGTGAAAACGAGCTAAAACGCGCTATCGTCGCTCTAAAAAGCGAGATCGAGGCCAAAGAAAACATCCTAAGGTCGCAAGAAGAGAATTTAAAAAAGGTGAAAAACGAGCTAAATTTAGAGTTTGCAAACCTTGCAAATAAGATATTTGAAGAAAAAAGTGCAAATTTCTCAAAAAACAGCAAAGAGTCGCTTGAGCTCTTGCTAACGCCACTTGGAGAGAAGATAACAAGCTTTGAAAAGAGGGTAAATGACGCCCACAGCGATTCGCAAAAGAGCGCAGGCGAGCTTAGTGCGCAGCTAAAAGAGGTGGTCGAGCTTGGCAAAAATATGTCAAAAGAGGCAAACTCGCTAAGCACGGCGCTAAAAGGCAGCAACAAAGTCCTTGGCAACTGGGGCGAGATGCAGCTTGAGCGCACACTGGAGGCTGCTGGGCTAGAAAAGGGCACGCACTACGTGACGCAAGAGAGTTTTGACGTGAGTGGCAAGAAGCTCATACCTGACTTTGTCATAAATTTCCCAGATGACAAGCAGATGATAATAGACAGTAAAGTCTCACTCCATGCCTACGAAAAGGCAGTCGCGGCGGCTGACCCTGCACAGAGCAAGCTAGCTCTTGGTGAGCATATCGCCTCAATAAAAAAGCACATCGACGAGCTAGCTAAAAAAGACTACTCATCACTTGTGAAAAGCCCTGATTTTGTGCTGATGTTTGTGCCAGTTGAGCCGGCATTTTTGGAAGCATTGAAATTTGATCCAAATTTATTTAACTACGGCTACGAGAAAAAAGTGGTGCTAGTCTCGCACACGACGCTCATGCCGCTACTTCGTGTGGTGGCAAATTTATGGCGCATGGAAAATGGCAACAAAGAGGCAAAAGAGATATTAAAGAGTGCAAATGAAATTTATGAGAAATTTTGCACCGTCGCCGAGAAGCTAAATAGGCTTGGAAACTCAGTAAGATCGGTAAATGATAACTTTAATGAGGTCGTTAAAAGCGTGAGCGGTCAAGGTGGGCTTGATAGCAGGCTGGAGAAATTTAAAAAGATCGCTATAAATCCCAAAGATACGCAGGTAAAAGAGCTTGAAGCAAGACCTAGAGAGATCTTGCTAGCTAGCTCTAAAGAGTAA
- a CDS encoding multidrug effflux MFS transporter, producing the protein MINLPHATKANFLNLRPKLVLGACCCKFINLCYIYEILVAAKKGEILQSTKTSIWFLVILSGLMACTSLSTDVYLPAMPTMERQLHGDAELTITGFLIGFAIAQLVWGPISDRIGRKLPLFIGMALFVVGSIGCAMSQSMSEVIIWRIFQATGACMGPMLSRAMISDVFENSEAAKMLSNLVIIMAAAPIIGPLLGGALLEIGSWHWIFWLMAAASAFLFILIFFLPETLPQQKRSKEPMINSFKSYFVLIKDAKFMKYTLSVTFFYIAAYAFITGSSFVYIDYFGIPSKYYGFLFGVNILGVAALSFLNKSLVNKFSLNSLLITSSTVAFVAAALLLALTFFGIAGVWGVIIPMFFVFSMNGIIASCSNAAALNQVPQEMKGRANALIGSLQYGSGIVSSAMLALFTTTTPLIMSAIIFVFIFLCWLAAYLNK; encoded by the coding sequence TTGATAAATTTACCTCACGCCACCAAAGCAAATTTTCTAAATTTACGCCCAAAGCTAGTTTTAGGCGCTTGTTGCTGTAAATTTATAAATTTATGCTATATCTACGAAATCTTAGTCGCAGCTAAAAAAGGGGAAATCTTGCAATCAACAAAAACATCTATCTGGTTTTTAGTCATCCTAAGTGGTCTAATGGCCTGCACCTCGCTATCAACGGATGTCTATCTGCCTGCCATGCCTACTATGGAGCGACAGCTTCATGGCGATGCGGAGCTAACGATCACTGGCTTTTTGATCGGTTTTGCTATCGCACAGCTCGTTTGGGGGCCTATTAGCGACAGGATAGGGCGAAAACTCCCGCTATTTATCGGTATGGCGCTCTTTGTCGTTGGCTCCATCGGATGTGCCATGTCACAAAGCATGAGCGAAGTGATAATCTGGCGTATCTTTCAAGCCACAGGCGCGTGCATGGGACCTATGCTTAGCCGTGCGATGATCAGCGATGTTTTTGAAAACAGCGAAGCTGCAAAGATGCTTTCAAACTTAGTCATCATCATGGCTGCAGCTCCTATCATAGGACCGCTGCTTGGTGGCGCATTACTAGAGATTGGTTCATGGCACTGGATATTTTGGCTAATGGCAGCTGCAAGTGCTTTTTTGTTTATCCTTATCTTCTTCTTGCCAGAGACGTTGCCACAGCAGAAGCGCTCAAAAGAGCCGATGATAAACTCGTTTAAGAGCTATTTTGTGCTTATAAAAGATGCTAAATTTATGAAATACACTCTAAGCGTGACCTTCTTTTATATTGCAGCATACGCCTTTATCACGGGATCGTCATTTGTTTATATAGATTATTTTGGCATACCGAGCAAGTACTATGGATTTTTGTTTGGCGTAAATATACTTGGTGTGGCGGCGCTTAGTTTTTTAAACAAGAGCTTGGTAAATAAATTTAGTCTAAATTCACTTCTTATCACCTCAAGCACAGTCGCTTTTGTCGCTGCGGCTTTGCTTTTAGCGCTTACATTTTTTGGTATCGCTGGAGTTTGGGGCGTTATCATACCTATGTTTTTCGTCTTTAGTATGAACGGTATCATCGCCTCTTGCTCAAACGCAGCCGCACTTAATCAAGTACCTCAAGAGATGAAAGGCAGAGCAAATGCTCTCATTGGCTCACTGCAATATGGAAGCGGTATCGTCTCATCAGCCATGCTAGCACTCTTTACGACCACGACGCCACTTATCATGTCAGCCATCATCTTTGTCTTTATATTTTTGTGTTGGCTAGCTGCCTATCTAAACAAATAA
- a CDS encoding saccharopine dehydrogenase family protein, translating to MSNILIIGAGGVSQVATVKCAMNSDVFTNITLASRTKSKCDAIAKFIKDRLGVQINTAQIDADDTAAVVELIKQTKADLLLNVALPYQDLTLMDACVKAGIPYIDTANYEHPDTAKFEYKLQWAKDGDFKNAGTMALLGSGFDPGVTNVFCAYAQQNLFDEIHEIDILDCNAGDHGYPFATNFNPEINLREVSANGRYWEAGKWIETKPMEIMFKWDYPKVGVKDSYLLYHEELESLVKNIKGLKRIRFFMTFGQSYLTHMKCLENVGMLRIDEVEHNGMKIVPIQFLKTLLPDPASLGPRTKGKTNIGCVIRGLKDGKERQVYIYNVCDHEACYAETGAQAVSYTTGVPAMIGSLMVAKGIWSGKGVFNMENFDAKPFMDELNKQGLPWEIIEMKPGERYEV from the coding sequence ATGTCAAATATCTTAATCATCGGTGCAGGCGGCGTTAGCCAAGTCGCAACCGTAAAATGTGCGATGAACTCGGACGTTTTTACAAATATTACCCTTGCAAGCCGCACAAAAAGCAAGTGCGACGCGATCGCTAAATTTATAAAAGATCGCCTTGGAGTGCAGATAAACACCGCGCAAATCGACGCTGACGACACAGCAGCCGTGGTGGAGCTCATCAAACAAACAAAGGCTGATCTGCTACTAAACGTCGCGCTACCCTATCAAGACCTAACCCTTATGGACGCTTGCGTAAAGGCTGGCATACCTTACATCGACACCGCAAACTACGAGCACCCAGACACCGCAAAATTTGAGTATAAGCTTCAGTGGGCGAAGGATGGTGACTTCAAAAACGCTGGCACCATGGCGCTTCTTGGCTCTGGCTTTGACCCAGGCGTGACAAATGTATTTTGCGCCTATGCACAGCAAAATTTATTTGACGAGATCCACGAGATCGACATCCTAGACTGCAACGCTGGCGATCACGGATATCCATTTGCGACAAATTTCAACCCAGAGATAAATTTACGCGAAGTTAGCGCAAATGGCCGCTACTGGGAGGCTGGCAAGTGGATCGAGACAAAGCCTATGGAGATCATGTTTAAGTGGGACTACCCAAAAGTTGGCGTCAAAGACAGCTATCTACTCTATCACGAGGAGCTAGAAAGCTTAGTAAAAAACATCAAAGGACTAAAGAGAATTCGCTTTTTTATGACCTTTGGACAAAGCTACCTAACTCACATGAAGTGCCTAGAAAACGTCGGCATGCTACGCATCGACGAGGTCGAGCATAACGGTATGAAAATCGTGCCGATCCAGTTTTTAAAGACGCTTCTACCTGACCCTGCAAGCCTTGGCCCTCGCACAAAAGGCAAAACAAACATCGGTTGCGTGATACGTGGGCTCAAAGATGGCAAAGAGCGCCAAGTCTATATCTACAACGTCTGCGATCACGAGGCTTGCTACGCCGAGACAGGCGCGCAGGCTGTTAGCTACACCACAGGCGTGCCAGCGATGATAGGCTCACTAATGGTTGCAAAAGGCATCTGGAGCGGCAAAGGCGTCTTTAACATGGAAAATTTCGACGCAAAGCCTTTCATGGACGAGCTAAATAAGCAGGGGTTGCCGTGGGAGATAATCGAAATGAAACCAGGAGAGAGATACGAAGTTTAG
- a CDS encoding tetratricopeptide repeat protein → MKKILPFLAPICLFASSCDELVQDSVREFYKSDRNLERAINLAEQATDVCLKEGNTEQAITSLINGASICMVNKEPQKALELSQKALELAANVSDKLLLARSYQNIGAAKKALGKYDEALASFYEAQKIYDVTPNAPMRDELLCIKSIGSTYYMKNDFAKAYENHILALNLLDITPDLSNNELVRSELLIEVANDLAKLDGKDQAAKNYKEVLEILKGKEQNPRALGLLERASKGLKELN, encoded by the coding sequence ATGAAGAAAATTTTGCCATTTTTAGCGCCTATTTGCCTCTTTGCAAGTAGCTGCGACGAGCTGGTGCAAGATAGCGTAAGAGAGTTTTATAAAAGTGATAGAAATTTGGAGAGAGCCATAAATTTAGCCGAGCAAGCGACTGATGTCTGCTTAAAAGAGGGCAACACCGAGCAGGCGATCACTTCGCTCATAAATGGCGCCAGCATTTGTATGGTAAATAAAGAGCCTCAAAAGGCACTAGAGCTCTCGCAAAAAGCCCTAGAGCTCGCGGCAAACGTTAGTGACAAACTGCTACTAGCTCGCTCTTATCAAAACATAGGCGCAGCAAAAAAGGCGCTAGGCAAATACGACGAGGCGCTTGCTAGCTTTTATGAAGCTCAAAAAATTTATGACGTCACGCCAAATGCCCCAATGCGCGACGAGCTGCTTTGCATAAAGTCCATCGGCAGCACCTACTACATGAAAAATGACTTTGCAAAAGCCTACGAAAACCACATTTTAGCGTTAAATTTACTTGATATCACGCCAGATCTAAGCAACAACGAGCTTGTGCGATCAGAGCTTTTAATAGAGGTCGCTAACGACCTAGCAAAGCTTGATGGAAAAGATCAAGCCGCCAAAAACTACAAAGAAGTGCTTGAAATTTTAAAAGGTAAAGAGCAAAACCCTCGCGCGCTGGGTCTTTTGGAGCGAGCCAGCAAGGGGCTAAAGGAGCTTAACTAG
- a CDS encoding tetratricopeptide repeat protein: MKKILLFIFLAFGILAASEYRALEDKSIVYKDENGNGKIDYIALFKATDELFIYARAYPLNFKDEDQKKATFSDLLKVEKIFDFMEEEGFAKSLGGQEGGYFKICQARIHVMKHNFDVHGEAVKADKIYGELINLTPDNGEIYAEFADFLANSNRLELAEQNYDKALNLGVKRANLGLALVKLAKMDQKGALPYLEEYLKSYADDEFAKMLASSLKEGTLKIEP; this comes from the coding sequence ATGAAGAAAATTTTACTTTTTATATTTCTTGCTTTTGGCATTTTGGCGGCGAGTGAGTATAGGGCGCTTGAAGATAAAAGCATAGTTTATAAAGACGAAAACGGCAATGGAAAGATCGACTACATAGCACTTTTTAAGGCAACGGACGAGCTATTTATCTATGCAAGGGCATATCCTTTGAATTTTAAAGATGAAGATCAAAAGAAGGCGACGTTTAGCGACCTTTTGAAGGTAGAAAAAATTTTTGACTTTATGGAGGAAGAAGGCTTTGCTAAGAGCTTAGGCGGGCAAGAAGGTGGGTATTTTAAAATTTGCCAAGCTAGGATCCACGTGATGAAGCATAACTTTGACGTGCATGGCGAGGCTGTAAAGGCGGATAAAATTTATGGTGAGCTTATAAATTTAACGCCAGATAATGGGGAAATTTATGCTGAATTTGCTGATTTTTTAGCAAATTCTAACCGGTTAGAGCTTGCAGAGCAAAACTACGATAAAGCTCTAAATTTAGGCGTAAAGAGGGCAAATTTAGGCCTTGCGCTAGTAAAGCTTGCTAAGATGGATCAAAAAGGCGCGCTGCCATACTTAGAAGAGTATCTAAAAAGCTACGCAGACGATGAGTTTGCCAAGATGCTAGCAAGCTCTTTAAAAGAGGGCACGCTAAAGATAGAGCCCTAG
- a CDS encoding non-canonical purine NTP pyrophosphatase — MKIVLATSNLDKVKEIKEFLKGYEIYALSEVVKPFEIIEDGSSFQANALIKSRAVFAKLKEQGLDSEFISLSDDSGISVDALGGEPGIYSARYFDLDENGKVCGKNANDANNRAKLISKLKALNLQSSPAHYTACIAVSSKFGDYTAHGFMYGEAIDEERGTNGFGYDALFIPDGFTKTLGELDNETKLKISHRSKGLELANFVLKSLKKNYK, encoded by the coding sequence ATGAAAATCGTGCTTGCGACATCAAATTTAGACAAAGTAAAAGAGATAAAAGAGTTTTTAAAAGGCTATGAAATTTACGCACTAAGTGAGGTTGTAAAGCCGTTTGAGATTATTGAAGATGGTAGCAGCTTTCAAGCAAATGCACTCATAAAGTCAAGAGCCGTTTTTGCAAAGCTTAAAGAGCAAGGGCTTGATAGTGAGTTTATCTCGCTTAGCGATGATAGTGGCATTAGCGTGGACGCGCTTGGTGGCGAGCCAGGGATCTACTCAGCTCGCTATTTTGACCTTGATGAAAATGGCAAAGTGTGCGGCAAAAACGCAAATGACGCAAACAATAGAGCAAAGCTAATTAGCAAGCTAAAGGCGTTAAATTTACAAAGCTCACCAGCTCACTACACCGCCTGTATCGCTGTTAGCTCAAAATTTGGCGACTACACGGCCCATGGCTTTATGTATGGTGAGGCGATAGATGAGGAGCGCGGCACAAACGGCTTTGGCTACGACGCACTCTTTATCCCAGATGGCTTTACAAAGACGCTTGGCGAGCTAGATAACGAGACAAAGCTCAAAATTTCTCACCGCTCAAAGGGGCTTGAACTTGCAAATTTTGTATTAAAGAGTCTAAAGAAAAACTACAAATAA